The window CGTCCGGCTGGAACCCGCCGACAACGGCCAGGCGCGCATCCTCGACCACCTGCCGCGCGGCACCCTGCTCTACCGCAGCGACGCGTGGAAGCAGAAGCTGATCGCCGCCAACGCCACCCAAATCGTTCTCGTCGCCGCCACCGAGCCGGGCTTTTCGGACGAACTGCTCTCGCGAGCGCTGGTCGCCGCCGAACACGATCATCTGCGCGCGCTCATCGTCCTGAACAAGTGCGATCTCGAAGACCGCACCGAGGCGGCGCGCGCGCAACTCGCGCCCTTCGCCGCGCTCGGCTACCCTGTGCTGGGGCTCGCGGCGAAAAGGGACGTCGCCCCGCTGCTGCCGTGGCTTTCCGGACATATCTCGGTGCTGGTCGGACAGTCGGGCATGGGCAAATCCACCCTCGTCAACGCCCTCGTCCCCTCTGCCGCCGCCGCCACGCGGGAGATTTCAGACGCGCTCGACTCCGGCAAGCACACCACCACCCATGCTCGGCTCTATCGTCTCGATAGCGAAGGCGCCATCATCGACAGCCCCGGCCTCCAGGAATTCGGCCTCGCGCATCTTTCCTTCGGCGAGATCGAGCACGGCTTCCCGGAGTTCCGCCCGACGCTGGGCCAGTGCCGTTTCCATGACTGCCGGCACGCCGCGGAACCCGGCTGCGCGGTGAAGGCGCTGGTCGATGCCGGCGCGGTCGACCGCCGGCGCTACGCGCACTTTCGGAGCATCACCCGGGGCTAAGTCCCGGCCCACCCGGCGACACTGAGGAGCGCCAGCAGCAGCAGGGCCATGACCAGCGTGCGCCAGACCAGGCCAATGGTGCTCTGCATGAAGTCCGTGTCGGCCGGATCGCCGGTACCGAGCTCCGGCCGCTTGCCGCCATCGTCACTATCGCCATCGGCATCATGCACCGGCAGGCCGAGCCGCACGCCGAGGGCGCCGCCGCCGCTCGCCAGCAGGATGCCGTCGGCAGGATCCGGCCAGCGGCCCGCCTGGCTGCGCCAGCAGAAAACCGCGTCCTCGAAGTCGCCGACGATGGCGAAGGCCGTCGCCGTCACCCGGACCGGCAGCCAGTCGATCGCGCCGAAGGCATGGCGCGCAAATTCCCCGAATTCGCCGAATTGCGAGCCGTTTCCCCACTCCCTGAAGAAGAAAGCCGAAAGGCGGTACAACAGGGCGCCTGCCGGCCCGAGCAGGACAAACCAGAAGAGCGGCGCGAAAACATGGCGGTGCGACGACAGCAGCGCCTCCTCGATGGCCAGGCGCGCCACTTCGCCGGACGTCAGGCGCTCGCCCGTCTGGCCGCGCCACTCGGCCAGCAGTTGCCGCGCCCGTTCCAGCTCGCCCGCGCGCAGGGCCAGGTGGATGTCGGTGAAGAAATGGCTGAACTGCCGGAAGCCCATGGTCAGGTAAAGCGTCACGACGCCCAGAAACGCCGCCGCCAGCCATTGCCCCCACCACGCCAGCGCCCCCTGGAGCGCCAGCAGGAGCGCCGACGGCAGGGCGGCGCCGACCAGCCAGGCCACGAGGCCCTGGCGCCGCTCGCCGGCGTTGAACTGGCCTTCGAGGAAACGCGCCCAGGCCCGCAGCACGGCGCAGGTTCGGCCGACGGCGAGGGGCCGGGCCTGCTCGATCAGGAGGGCGAGGATGATGGTCAGGAGCGTCATAGGGGTCAGTAGCGCTTCTTCAGCGTCATTTTTGAACCGTCGCGCGTCATTTCGACCCGGTTGAGAAAACTCATGCCGAGCAGCGCGAAGGGCATGCCGGCCTCCGACACCGTGACGTCAACCTCATGCAGCATGATGTCGCCGAGGCGCACCGTGTTGCCCGGCACTTTCCACGCCTGGACGACGCCGTTGGCCGTCACCACCCGCCCAGGCTGGCCCTTGCCGCGGTAGTCGATGCCAGCGCGCACCGCATCGGCGGCACCCATCGCGACGTAGGAGGCGCCGGTGTCGACGAGGAAGCGCATGGCGGCACCATTGACGCTGCCCTGGGCCAGAAATTGGCCACGGATGTCGGCGTTCAGGATGGCCGAAGCCGGCCGGCTGCTGTCGGAGCCGGTGGACACGGCGTGCTGGCCGATGACCAGGCGCCGGCGATGGCCGTCGATCTCGAACTGGGCCGCCCCCTCTTCCAGGGAAAGAAGCTTGACGCCGTCGGTCGTGGCGGCGCCGACGGCAAGGGAACGCGGCTTGCCGCCGTCGATGACGACCAGCGCCTTGCCCGGCAGCAGACCGACCAGGGAGACATCGGTGGCCGCGGCATCGAACGTCATGCCGGCGCCGAGAATCGCCACGGTAGAATATGCCATCCAAACCACCCTGCGAGAAATCATGAAGGCCATCGCCATCTTCCGTCACAGCCCCGGAGAGGGGCCGGGCTATTTTGCCACTTTTCTGGACGCCCACTCGATTCCCTGGCA is drawn from Candidatus Nitricoxidivorans perseverans and contains these coding sequences:
- the rsgA gene encoding ribosome small subunit-dependent GTPase A, producing MSIEGTIVAAFGRHYEVETDDGRRWQATPRGKRSIYACGDRVRLEPADNGQARILDHLPRGTLLYRSDAWKQKLIAANATQIVLVAATEPGFSDELLSRALVAAEHDHLRALIVLNKCDLEDRTEAARAQLAPFAALGYPVLGLAAKRDVAPLLPWLSGHISVLVGQSGMGKSTLVNALVPSAAAATREISDALDSGKHTTTHARLYRLDSEGAIIDSPGLQEFGLAHLSFGEIEHGFPEFRPTLGQCRFHDCRHAAEPGCAVKALVDAGAVDRRRYAHFRSITRG
- a CDS encoding CobD/CbiB family protein, producing MTLLTIILALLIEQARPLAVGRTCAVLRAWARFLEGQFNAGERRQGLVAWLVGAALPSALLLALQGALAWWGQWLAAAFLGVVTLYLTMGFRQFSHFFTDIHLALRAGELERARQLLAEWRGQTGERLTSGEVARLAIEEALLSSHRHVFAPLFWFVLLGPAGALLYRLSAFFFREWGNGSQFGEFGEFARHAFGAIDWLPVRVTATAFAIVGDFEDAVFCWRSQAGRWPDPADGILLASGGGALGVRLGLPVHDADGDSDDGGKRPELGTGDPADTDFMQSTIGLVWRTLVMALLLLALLSVAGWAGT
- a CDS encoding TIGR02281 family clan AA aspartic protease; this encodes MAYSTVAILGAGMTFDAAATDVSLVGLLPGKALVVIDGGKPRSLAVGAATTDGVKLLSLEEGAAQFEIDGHRRRLVIGQHAVSTGSDSSRPASAILNADIRGQFLAQGSVNGAAMRFLVDTGASYVAMGAADAVRAGIDYRGKGQPGRVVTANGVVQAWKVPGNTVRLGDIMLHEVDVTVSEAGMPFALLGMSFLNRVEMTRDGSKMTLKKRY